CGCATGGCTCCGCCGATCATGCGGGCGGCGCGGAGGATGTGCTCCGGAATCTGCCCGTGGGCCGCCTCGTACTTCCGGAGCCGGACGCGTCGGCGCCCATAGTGCGGCAGTTGGTGCGGGTGGCGCGCGAGCACGGCGTACCGGTCGCCTGGGCATCGGCCGGTACTGAGATATCGGTGGGGGCGTGGACCGTGGAGGTGGTGGGGCCCGTCGGCACGCGCTCGATTGTGGAACCCAACGACCGGTGCCTCGTCGTGGTGGCCCGTGCCCGCGCGATGACGGCCCTGCTTCCCGGTGACGCCGAGAGCGGAGTGCTGCGGCAACTCGCGCTGCCCTCGGTGGACATTTTGCAGGTGTCGCACCACGGGTCGGAGGATTCCGGCCTGCCCGAGGTGCTTGCGCGCGCGCGTCCCCTCGCCGCTCTCATCTCGTCGGGGCAGGGAAATGCATTCGGTCACCCCCGGGTGGAGGTGCTCCGCGCACTCGGTGCGTCCGGGGCCCGCGTGCTGCGGACCGATTCCGGTGGTGGCATCGACGTGCGCCCGGGGTCGTCCGGCATCGTCGTGGTGCGGGGGTAGCCTTGTCCCGTGTCGCACACGGAACCCCTCAAGGCTGTCTACTGGATCCATGGTGAGGACCGCGCCAAGGTCGACACCGCTGTAGCGCGTCTGCTGACTCGGGTGGACTCTGAGGGTGGTATGCCGCCCGAGCGGTTCGAGGCCACCGACACCCCGGGGACCGACGTTCGAGCGGCGTGTGAGGCGATGTCGTTCGGGGGCACCCGCTTGGTGCTGGTGCGCCGCGCCGACCAGTGGAAGGCGGCCGACGTGGAGCCGCTTGTGGAGTACCTCGCCGATCCGGTTCCCACGACGTGCCTGGCGCTCGTGGCGACCGGTGGACCGACCCCCCGCATGCTCGCCGCCGTGCAGGCGGCCGGCCAGGTTCTGTCGTTCGGTCCGCCCGCCAAGGCGAGTGCGAAGGACCGGCAGACGTGGTTCCGCACCTTCGTTCAGGGAGAGGTGGCGAAGATGGGATCGAGCATCCCGGCCCCTCTGGCCGCGGAGGTCGTACGACGTGCGGGGCGCGCGGGCGAGGACGCCGGTCATCTGGCGAATGAGGCCGCGAAGTTGGCGATAGCCGCGGGTGACGGGCCGGTGACCACCGAGCTGGTGGAGGCGCTGGTGGTGGTGGACCCCGAGGTCAAGTCGTACCTGCTCGCTGACCTCGTCGTGTCGGGCGACGCGCGTGGTGCGCAGGACATGCTGGCCGACCTCGCCGAAGGCAGTGATACCACCGAGCCCATCGTCATCCACCGCACCCTCACCCGGCACTTCCGCGGCATCGCGGCGGCGCAGTCACCGGGGGCCACGCAGGCGGATGTGGAGCGCATCACCGGGCTCCGGGGCTACCCGGCGCAGAAGGCCGTGGAGCACGCCCGCACCATCGCGTCGGGTGCCGGGGAGTGGTGCGTGGCCCGCCTCGCCGATCTAGAACTCGATCTGCGCGTCTCGGCGCTCACCGACCTGGGATCGTCCCGCGCCGACGGTGCCCGCATCGTGCTGGAGCTCGGCGTGGCCGATCTGATCGGGGCCTGCCGAGGGTAGGTCGTTCCGGTCCTCCCACGCAGCACCTACACGTGCCTGATCGGCACCGTCACCGCCGACACAACCATGTCGGGTGCTGCGGCCCTCACCAACAGCGGCGGCGGGGACGGCCTGTTGGGTAGCGCGTGCGGTCCGGGTGGCCTCCCCCGAGGGACGGGGTCGGCCACCGACGGGCGGGTCAGACGGCTCGGGTAACCAAGCGTGCGACGCGCGCCTTGCGGCGGGCGGCGGTGTTGGCGTGCAGCGCACCGCGTGCGGCGGCACGGTCGATGGTCTTGACCATCGCAGCGGCCTGCTCCGGGGTGATGGGCTGACCGTCGGTGACGGCCGATGCGAGGCGCTTCATGCCCGACCGCACAGTCGAGCGGTAACGGATGTTGGTGTCGCGCTGTTTGAGCGAACGACGGTTACGCTTCTTCTGCTGCTTGATGTTTGCCACGCGTGGGTCTCCCGATTCCTGTAGGTCGGCCGGGTATCGTAGCAACGGATGACCGACGCGACGCCGCGGGCGTGACGGAGACAGGAAACGGGGCGCGCCGTCGCGGTGGCGCCGGGCTCGGTCGATCCACGGCGCTCTTCTCGGTCTGGACGGCGGTGAGCCGTGTCGCGGGCCTGATCCGCGAGGTCGTGGCGGCGGCGCTGTTCGGGACTCAGGGCGCCATCAACGCCTTTGTCATTGCATTCCAGGTGCCCAACCTCCTGCGGAGTTTGGTGGCCGACTCGGCCATCTCGGCGGCCATGGTGCCCATCTATACGCAACTCCAGGAGGAGGGGCGCCACAAGGACGCCAACCGCCTCGTGGGGGCGCTCGCGAGCGTGGTCACGCTGGGTCTCGCGACGATCACGCTTGGGGCCATCGTCGTTGCCCCGTGGATGATGCCCCTGTTTGCGCCCGGGTTGGGTGCGGGGCTCAAGGACCAAGTGGTCACCCTCGCGCAGATCATGTTCCCGATCGTGCCCCTGCTGGGGCTCACCGGGATCGTGGCTGGGGTCCTGCAGGCCGAGGGGCGTTTCACGCCCACGGCGTTCGTGCCCGTGTTGTGGAACGCGGTCATCATCGTGGCGCTTGCGGTGTTCGCTCCCTTCGCCCCGGCGGACAGTCGTATCTGGATCTACGCGGTGGGCATCCTCGTGGGCACCCTGGCGCAGTTGCTGTACCTCGTGCCGCAACTGCGAGGCCTCGGGCCGTTCCCCATCTCGCTGGGGTTCGCCAACCGCTCAGTGCGCCGCGTGCTCGTGCTGATGCTGCCGGTCACGGTGGGGCTGGGGCTCATCAACATCAACGCGGTGGTGGACGGCATCTTCGCGACGTTGGTGAACGAGCAGGCCGTCCGTGGCATCGATGCCGCGTTCCGTCTGTACATCCTTCCGCAGGGGGTGTTCAGCGTCGCGATCTCCACGGTCCTGTATCCCACGATCTCCCGGATGGCGGCCAATCGCGACATGCCCGGGCTGCGCGATTCGGTGGGTTCGGGCATGCGGCAGATCTTCTTCTTGCTGCTGCCCGCATCGGCGTTCCTCATGGTGCTGGCCACGCCGGTCGTCCGGCTGGTGTACGAGCGCGGGGCGTTCGACGCGTACTCCACCCTCATTACGTCGGAGGCGCTGTTCTATTTCACCATCGGCCTGGTGTTCAACGGTGCGAGCCTGCTGCTCATCCGTGCCTTTTTCAGCTTGCAGCGCCCGTGGATCCCCACCGCGATCGCCGGTGGTGGCGTGCTCTTGAACGTTGCCCTCAATGCAATCCTCTACCGGCCGCTCGGGGTGGGTGGAATCCCGCTCTCCACGGCCATCACGAGCCTCGTGACCTTTGCGCTCCTGACGTACTTCCTCAGTGACCGCACGGGGGGAATCAACCTCCGGCACGTCGGCGAGGGGTTTGTGCAGGCCCTCGTGGCGGCCGCGTTCTCGGGGCTGCTCGCCTGGTTGGTGTGGCGTGTGCTCGACGGCTGGCTCGGCGGGTCGTTTCCCGCCCAAGTCGTCGCGGTGGGTGCGGCGGGCACCGCCATGATCGTCGCGCTCATCGCCGCCAGCCGTGCGATGAACATGCCGGAGATCACCGCGCTCGGCAGGGTCCTGAGTAGCCGTCGCGGACTGCGATAGGGTCGCCCGCGTGGACCAAGCACACATCCGGAATTTCTCGATCATTGCCCATATCGACCATGGCAAGTCGACCTTGGCCGATCGCATCCTTCAGATCACCGGTGCCGTGAGTGAGCGGGACATGCGCGAGCAGGTGCTCGACTCGATGGATCTTGAACGCGAGCGGGGAATCACGATCAAGGCCCAGGCGGTGCGTGTGGAGTACACGGCCGACGATGGCGAGACCTACCAAATCAATCTGATCGACACGCCCGGGCACGTGGACTTCTCGTACGAGGTGTCGCGCAGCCTGGCGGCATGTGAGGGCGCGCTACTCGTGGTGGACGCGAGCCAGGGCATCGAGGCTCAGACCCTCGCGAATGCGTATTTGGCGATCGAGGGTAATCTGGAGGTCGTCCCGGTGCTCAACAAGATCGACCTGCCGGCGGCCGATCCCGATCTGCACGCCCGGGCGTTGGCCGACCTGATCGGAGACGATCCCGAGCGCGTACTGCGCATCTCGGCCAAGACCGGGCTGGGTGTGAAGGATGTGCTGGAGGCCATCGTCATACGCATGCCCCCGCCTCAGGGCGACCCGGATGCCGCCGTTCGCGCCCTTATCTTCGACTCGGTGTACGACCAGTACCGCGGTGTTGTGGCCTTTATCCGCGTGATGGACGGCGAGATCCGTACTGGGTCCCGCCTACGGGCCATGGCCACCGGCCGTGACTTTGACGCCGATGAGATCGGCGTGATGTCGCCGG
This Thermoleophilia bacterium DNA region includes the following protein-coding sequences:
- a CDS encoding 30S ribosomal protein S20 gives rise to the protein MDRARRHRDGAPRFLSPSRPRRRVGHPLLRYPADLQESGDPRVANIKQQKKRNRRSLKQRDTNIRYRSTVRSGMKRLASAVTDGQPITPEQAAAMVKTIDRAAARGALHANTAARRKARVARLVTRAV
- the murJ gene encoding murein biosynthesis integral membrane protein MurJ; its protein translation is MPRVGLPIPVGRPGIVATDDRRDAAGVTETGNGARRRGGAGLGRSTALFSVWTAVSRVAGLIREVVAAALFGTQGAINAFVIAFQVPNLLRSLVADSAISAAMVPIYTQLQEEGRHKDANRLVGALASVVTLGLATITLGAIVVAPWMMPLFAPGLGAGLKDQVVTLAQIMFPIVPLLGLTGIVAGVLQAEGRFTPTAFVPVLWNAVIIVALAVFAPFAPADSRIWIYAVGILVGTLAQLLYLVPQLRGLGPFPISLGFANRSVRRVLVLMLPVTVGLGLININAVVDGIFATLVNEQAVRGIDAAFRLYILPQGVFSVAISTVLYPTISRMAANRDMPGLRDSVGSGMRQIFFLLLPASAFLMVLATPVVRLVYERGAFDAYSTLITSEALFYFTIGLVFNGASLLLIRAFFSLQRPWIPTAIAGGGVLLNVALNAILYRPLGVGGIPLSTAITSLVTFALLTYFLSDRTGGINLRHVGEGFVQALVAAAFSGLLAWLVWRVLDGWLGGSFPAQVVAVGAAGTAMIVALIAASRAMNMPEITALGRVLSSRRGLR